The Gemmata palustris genome includes a region encoding these proteins:
- a CDS encoding DNA polymerase: MSASCSADSAPETARDAALWLLARGYAPLPLPHRSKSPNRDNWPAFRVTPDEVPRAFPEPSNVGVILGAASGGLVDIDLDCPEARAAAPVLLPGTGMVSGRASAPGSHWWYVVGDPPAKASDSFLDPASGARAKLLELRSSGGQTVVPPSTYPADPAKGHPEPEPCVWHRRDEPARVDLEELRTAVAGVAAAALLARHWPAGARHDAALALAGGLLRAGWAADRVERFVRAVCAGAGDREVSDRVGAVRDTVAQVGAGEHATGWPTLERVLGAAGTTVVGAVRIWLRCRTVGAPGGRAYETSHVTRDRAPEYAPIAPYAPFPTDCLPAPWGAFVREGAAALRCDHALVALPLLAVLAGAVGNARRVHLGAEWFEPAVLWTCVVAESGGRKSPAADLSAERVKARQKKLVKEFRDATKEYKRALAEYKTRRREDPDGDPGDEPLKPALGRVLVSDITIEKLAGLLDDNRRGLLVYRDELAGWLGSFTRYKGAAGGSDEPNWLSVHRGDALIYDRKTGDKTSVFVPHACVSVCGGIQPGTLTRLASRDLFDSGLVARLVFAMPPRAPKTWSDDQISPETKAAADRSLDALYALAGDVDEDGDPRPLVVALAGPARERLKGFVNAWGLKQFEAEGERAAALAKLEALPGRFALIHHTVATAADPGNAGPIGLASLEAGIRIAEWCARETERVYALIHESAGDKEVRKLLEVVARLAGRHGGRLTVALLQRANQRKYRTSDAAKADLERLVGLDLGRWEDGPEPPAGGRRVTYFVPLEHPGVTCDDSYARPGDGGRDDAAPPPPPCDTRPAPGHDDGPRAEGGRGVSPDPTSSSGVRPDGAPERAYETSHVTPGRVGPEAEHTSGSRTPPDETAPGAGHHTTPGTASGTTERVPGARLVTDHDGLTHVIGALRHGRVGLDLETTGLLHARDRVRLLSLATPAGTFLIDLFAFPELAVALAPVFAALATTEIVGQNLGFDLPFLMRLGFVPGRVRDTMLASQVLYAGNRAIGHALKELAHRHLGLTLDKELQTADWSGALADAHREYAARDAEVPLALWDKLTDELARSDLTNTADTEMSALPAVAWAATHGIGFDRAAWEAAADDAEARVRDLRVRLDELAPNAGNLFGVTNWNSVDEVTGALSGLGISLSSTGDDALAALDHPIAPVLRAYRAAAKLSGTYGREWLRHVAANGRVYATWKQIGAGASGRMSCKEPNLQQLPRDPRYRRCFVAPPGRVLVKADYSQIELRIAARITGDPRMLSAYRAGEDLHTTTARAVLGTTDVTKDDRQLAKSLNFGLLYGMGSRALAAYAASNFGVILSEAEAARHRDTFFRTYPGLRAWHRGVPNGTVETRTRGGRRRVGVSAFTEKLNTPVQGAGADGLKRALALLWDRRTSCPGAFPVLLVHDEIVIECDEARQSEVAAWVRGAMVDGMAPLIDPVPVEVEVKIGTTWAG; the protein is encoded by the coding sequence ATGAGCGCCTCGTGTTCCGCCGATTCCGCGCCCGAAACCGCGCGCGACGCGGCCCTGTGGCTCCTGGCCCGCGGGTACGCGCCGCTCCCGCTCCCGCACCGGTCCAAGAGCCCGAACCGGGACAACTGGCCCGCGTTCCGCGTCACGCCCGACGAGGTCCCGCGCGCGTTCCCCGAGCCCTCGAACGTGGGCGTCATCCTCGGGGCCGCGTCCGGGGGGCTCGTCGACATCGACCTGGACTGCCCCGAGGCCCGGGCCGCGGCCCCGGTGCTCCTGCCCGGAACCGGAATGGTGAGCGGGCGCGCCAGTGCCCCGGGCTCGCACTGGTGGTACGTGGTCGGGGACCCGCCCGCGAAGGCCAGTGATTCGTTCCTCGACCCGGCTTCGGGCGCCCGGGCCAAGCTCCTGGAGCTGCGCTCGTCCGGGGGGCAGACCGTGGTACCGCCGAGTACGTACCCGGCGGATCCCGCGAAGGGGCACCCGGAACCCGAGCCGTGCGTGTGGCACCGGCGCGACGAGCCCGCGCGCGTCGACCTCGAAGAATTACGCACCGCGGTCGCGGGCGTGGCCGCCGCGGCCCTTCTGGCCCGGCACTGGCCGGCCGGGGCCCGGCACGACGCGGCCCTGGCACTGGCCGGCGGGCTGCTCCGGGCCGGGTGGGCCGCGGACCGGGTCGAGCGGTTCGTCCGCGCGGTGTGCGCCGGGGCCGGGGACCGGGAGGTGAGCGACCGCGTGGGGGCCGTGCGGGACACCGTCGCACAGGTCGGTGCCGGTGAGCACGCCACCGGGTGGCCCACACTCGAGCGCGTGCTCGGCGCCGCCGGCACGACCGTCGTGGGTGCGGTCCGGATCTGGCTCCGGTGCCGGACCGTTGGGGCGCCCGGGGGGCGCGCGTATGAAACGTCACACGTCACACGCGACCGGGCCCCGGAGTACGCCCCGATCGCGCCGTACGCCCCGTTCCCCACGGACTGCCTCCCGGCCCCGTGGGGCGCGTTCGTGCGCGAGGGCGCGGCCGCGCTCCGGTGCGACCACGCCCTGGTCGCGCTGCCCCTGTTGGCCGTGCTCGCCGGGGCCGTCGGGAACGCGCGCCGGGTGCACCTCGGGGCCGAGTGGTTCGAGCCCGCGGTCCTGTGGACGTGCGTGGTCGCCGAGTCCGGGGGCCGCAAGAGCCCGGCCGCGGACCTCAGCGCCGAGCGCGTCAAGGCCCGCCAGAAGAAGCTCGTCAAGGAGTTCCGCGACGCCACCAAGGAGTACAAGCGCGCGCTCGCCGAGTACAAGACGCGCCGGCGCGAGGACCCCGACGGGGACCCGGGGGACGAGCCCCTCAAGCCGGCCCTCGGGCGCGTGCTCGTGAGCGACATCACCATCGAGAAGCTGGCCGGGCTCCTGGACGACAACCGGCGCGGGCTCCTCGTGTACCGGGACGAGCTCGCCGGGTGGCTCGGGAGCTTCACCCGGTACAAGGGCGCCGCGGGCGGGTCCGACGAGCCCAACTGGCTCTCGGTGCACCGCGGGGACGCGCTCATCTACGATCGCAAGACCGGGGACAAGACGAGCGTGTTCGTGCCCCACGCGTGCGTGTCCGTGTGCGGCGGGATCCAGCCCGGGACCCTCACGCGCCTCGCGTCCCGGGACCTGTTCGACTCCGGGCTCGTGGCCCGGCTCGTGTTCGCCATGCCGCCCCGCGCCCCCAAGACGTGGAGCGACGACCAGATCTCGCCCGAGACCAAGGCCGCCGCGGACCGGTCCCTGGACGCCCTGTACGCGCTGGCCGGCGACGTCGACGAGGACGGGGACCCGCGCCCGCTCGTGGTCGCGCTCGCGGGCCCGGCCCGGGAGCGCCTCAAGGGGTTCGTCAACGCGTGGGGGCTCAAGCAGTTCGAGGCCGAGGGCGAGCGCGCCGCGGCCCTGGCCAAGCTCGAGGCCCTGCCCGGGCGGTTCGCCCTGATCCACCACACGGTCGCGACCGCCGCGGACCCCGGGAACGCGGGCCCGATCGGGCTCGCGAGCCTCGAGGCCGGGATCCGGATCGCCGAGTGGTGCGCCCGCGAGACCGAGCGCGTGTACGCGCTGATCCACGAGTCGGCCGGGGACAAGGAGGTGCGCAAGCTGCTCGAGGTGGTCGCGCGCCTGGCCGGGCGCCACGGCGGGCGCCTGACCGTGGCCCTGCTCCAGCGCGCGAACCAGCGCAAGTACCGGACCAGTGACGCGGCCAAGGCGGACCTGGAGCGCCTGGTCGGGCTCGACCTGGGGCGCTGGGAGGACGGCCCCGAACCGCCCGCGGGCGGGCGCCGGGTCACGTACTTCGTTCCCCTCGAGCACCCGGGTGTGACGTGTGATGATTCATACGCTCGCCCCGGGGACGGTGGCCGTGACGACGCGGCGCCGCCCCCACCACCGTGTGACACGCGCCCGGCCCCGGGACACGACGACGGCCCCCGCGCAGAGGGCGGCCGGGGCGTATCCCCAGATCCCACAAGCAGTTCGGGCGTCCGGCCCGATGGCGCCCCCGAGCGCGCGTATGAAACATCACACGTCACACCCGGGCGGGTCGGGCCAGAGGCGGAACACACTTCGGGATCACGGACGCCTCCCGATGAAACGGCACCGGGCGCCGGGCATCACACAACCCCGGGGACCGCTTCGGGAACGACCGAACGGGTGCCCGGGGCCCGGCTCGTGACCGACCACGACGGACTGACTCACGTCATCGGGGCGTTGCGCCACGGCCGGGTCGGTTTGGATCTGGAGACCACGGGCCTGTTGCACGCCCGGGACCGGGTCCGGCTGCTGTCCCTCGCGACACCCGCGGGCACGTTCCTCATCGACCTGTTCGCGTTCCCCGAACTCGCCGTCGCGCTCGCCCCGGTGTTCGCGGCCCTCGCGACGACCGAAATCGTCGGCCAGAACCTCGGGTTCGATCTCCCGTTCCTGATGCGCCTCGGGTTCGTACCCGGGCGCGTGCGCGACACCATGCTCGCGAGCCAGGTGCTCTACGCCGGGAACCGCGCGATCGGGCACGCGCTCAAGGAGCTGGCCCACCGGCACCTGGGCCTCACCCTCGACAAGGAGCTCCAAACGGCCGACTGGTCCGGTGCGCTCGCGGACGCGCACCGGGAATACGCGGCCCGGGACGCCGAAGTCCCGCTCGCCCTCTGGGACAAGCTCACCGACGAACTCGCGCGGTCGGATCTCACGAACACGGCCGATACCGAAATGAGCGCGCTGCCCGCGGTCGCGTGGGCCGCAACTCACGGGATCGGGTTCGACCGCGCCGCGTGGGAAGCCGCGGCCGACGACGCCGAGGCCCGGGTCCGGGACCTGCGGGTCCGGCTCGACGAACTCGCGCCCAACGCCGGGAACCTGTTCGGGGTCACCAACTGGAACTCGGTCGATGAGGTCACCGGCGCGCTGTCTGGGCTCGGGATCAGTCTGAGTTCCACCGGCGACGACGCGCTCGCGGCCCTGGACCACCCGATCGCTCCGGTCTTGCGCGCGTACCGGGCCGCGGCCAAGTTGTCCGGCACGTACGGGCGCGAGTGGCTCCGGCACGTCGCCGCGAACGGGCGCGTGTACGCCACGTGGAAACAGATCGGGGCCGGGGCCTCGGGGCGCATGAGCTGCAAGGAGCCCAACTTGCAGCAGCTCCCGCGGGACCCGCGGTACCGCCGGTGCTTCGTGGCCCCGCCCGGGCGCGTGCTCGTGAAGGCCGACTACTCGCAGATCGAGCTCCGCATCGCGGCCCGGATCACGGGCGACCCGCGCATGCTGTCGGCGTACCGCGCGGGCGAGGACCTGCACACCACCACGGCCCGGGCCGTGCTCGGCACCACCGACGTCACCAAGGACGACCGGCAGCTCGCGAAATCGTTGAACTTCGGACTCCTCTACGGCATGGGTTCCCGGGCGCTGGCGGCCTACGCGGCCTCGAACTTCGGCGTCATCTTGAGCGAGGCCGAGGCGGCCCGGCACCGGGACACGTTCTTCCGCACGTACCCGGGTCTCCGCGCGTGGCACCGGGGCGTGCCCAACGGGACCGTGGAAACCCGGACCCGGGGCGGGCGCCGGCGGGTCGGGGTGAGCGCGTTCACGGAGAAGCTCAACACCCCCGTGCAGGGGGCCGGCGCCGACGGGCTCAAGCGCGCACTGGCCCTGTTGTGGGACCGCCGCACGTCGTGCCCGGGCGCGTTCCCGGTGCTCCTGGTCCACGACGAGATCGTGATCGAGTGTGACGAGGCCCGGCAGAGCGAAGTCGCGGCGTGGGTGCGGGGCGCGATGGTCGACGGGATGGCCCCGCTCATCGACCCGGTGCCGGTCGAAGTCGAAGTGAAAATCGGGACGACCTGGGCCGGGTGA
- a CDS encoding sigma-70 family RNA polymerase sigma factor, with amino-acid sequence MSDSHRRPDPDNPIDPTVAGIIRRKAARLVGSAGPYVSDREDVEQELVLHVLERVRRFDPDRGTWPAFVQCLVERFGHNWARARRAAKRAGGPLDLLPRDVPEHRPRAEPGAGLDLAEALARLPEELRDIAELLTTETVAGAARTRGVSRSAMYVWVYELRDRPELQKLVPEP; translated from the coding sequence GTGTCCGATTCTCACCGCCGTCCCGATCCCGACAACCCGATCGACCCGACCGTCGCCGGTATCATCCGCCGCAAGGCCGCGCGGCTCGTCGGGTCCGCGGGGCCATACGTTTCGGACCGCGAGGACGTGGAACAGGAACTGGTCCTCCACGTCCTCGAGCGGGTTCGACGGTTCGACCCGGACCGGGGCACGTGGCCCGCGTTCGTTCAGTGCCTGGTCGAGCGGTTCGGGCACAACTGGGCCCGCGCCCGGCGCGCCGCCAAGCGCGCCGGTGGGCCCCTCGATCTGCTGCCCCGGGACGTGCCCGAGCACCGGCCCCGCGCGGAACCCGGTGCCGGGCTCGATCTCGCCGAGGCGCTCGCCCGGCTGCCCGAGGAGCTGCGCGACATCGCCGAGCTGCTGACGACCGAAACGGTCGCCGGGGCGGCCCGGACCCGGGGCGTGTCCCGATCCGCGATGTACGTCTGGGTTTACGAGCTCCGGGACCGCCCCGAGCTCCAAAAACTGGTCCCGGAACCGTGA